GATGGAATAGAAATAGCTATTGAAGATGATGACGATACTTACAAATATATATTAGATAAGGATGTTGAGATAGAGATAGATGACGATGATAAAGACGAAAGGGATTTGGAAGTTGGTCAATATGGGGAATTTGAGATAGTTAAAAATAAGATAGTAAAAATAGATATAGAAGAAGATTAAAGGACTCCTTAGGGAGTTCTTTTTATATGCTTTTAGATTTTGGCAATATGGTATATAATTTAGTATATGAGTAATTAGATTACTGATATATTATTTAATGTAGGGAGATGATATGTATGGGAATAAAAATTATAACTGATAGTGGTTGTGATTTACCTAAGGAAATAATTAATGAATATGATATAGATGTATTGCCCCTTATAGTATATTTAGATGGTAATGAGTATCTAGATGGTGATACAATTGAATCTAAAATGCTATATAAGGGTATGAGGGAAGGCAAAGTATTTAAAACTGCACAGATACCAGCTAGTAAATTTAAAGAGGTATTTACAAAATATGCTGAAGAAAATCAAGAATGTATATATATTGCATTCTCTTCAGGGTTGTCTGGTACATACCAAACATCTGAACTTATAAAAACTGAGATAATGGAAGAATATCCTGAATTTAAAATTGACATAGTAGATTCAAAGGCTGCATCTATGGGATTTGGACTTATCGTTTATCATGCAGCAAAGATGGCCAAAGAGGGAAAGAATAGAGAAGAGATACTTGAGACAATAATAAATGATGTTGAGCATATGGAGCATGTATTTACAGTAGATGATTTGGAATATTTGTATAGAGGAGGAAGGGTTAGTAAGACAGCAGCTCTAGTAGGAGGTCTATTAAATGTAAAGCCTATATTAGATGTTCAGGATGGAAAATTGATTCCCATTGAAAAGGCCAGGGGAAAAAATAAAGTTATAAAAAGAATTGTGGAAATAATGGAAGAACGGGGTAATAATATTGGGAGTCAAGTCATAGGAATAAGTCATGGAGATGATTTAGATACTGCACTAAAAGTAAAAGATATGATATCAGAAAAATATGATTGTAAGGAATTTATAATAAATATGATTGGATGTGCTATAGGAGCCCATTCTGGTCCTGGAACATTGGCATTATTCTTTTTGAATGAATAGATAGATGATAGTTATCTCTCAGTCTAATGATTAAAGATATCAAAAGAGTTACTGATTTTGTAAAAAATAGTTAGTAGTTCATAGTAGTAGCTAGTAGTTGATGGTGGAAATCCTATGGATTTCATCATTAAACTACTAACTATTTACTATTACCTACTAATTTTTACTTTATACCTTTATTAACAAGCTGAGAGACAATGAGTCATCTTTTTTTTTGAAAAATAATTTAAAAATATACTTAAAATAGTTGATAAATATTTAACAATACAATATACTTATATATATAATATATAGTATTGAGATAATAATATGTAGCTTAAACATTGTAAAAATTCTGAAATATTCAATTGAAGTTATTGTTAAAAATATAACTAAAATGGGGGAATGATACTGTGATAACAATTAATGTTTGTATCGGAAGTGCGTGTCATTTGAAAGGTTCCTATGATGTAATAAAGAAGATGCAACAAATAATAAAAGACAGAAATATGGAAGATAAAGTAACTGTAAAGGCAGCCTTTTGTTTAGGAGAATGCACTAATGCTGTATCAGTAAAGGTAGATGATGACCCTATAAGATCTGTAAATGAGGGTACAGTAGAAGATTTTTTCAATAGATATATTGTTGAGAGGTGATTGTCTATGAAATTTATTGATTTTGATAAAGATAAATGCAATAATTGTTATAAATGTTTAAGAACATGTCCTTCTAAAGCAATAACAATACTAGAGCATCATGCGGAAATAGTAGATGATGTATGTATATACTGTGGTAAATGTCAAGTTATATGTCCTCAAGGGGCACTTAGTATAAAGGATGATGTCAGTAAGGTAAAGGATGCTATAAGAGATAATAAAAAAGTCATAGCTACTGTTGCGCCATCATTTGTAGGGGCATTTGATATGGATAACCCTAAACAGATTGTAACAGGATTAAAAAATTTGGGATTTGATATAGTTGAAGAAACAGCTATAGGGGCAGAAATAGTTTTTGAGTACTATAAAAGATATATAAGGGAAGGCAAATATAAAAATATAATAACCACCAGTTGCCCATCTGCCAATTTAATTATAGAAAAATATTATCCACAATTAGTAGAATATATGTTACCAGTAGTATCTCCTATGGTAGCACATGGAAAAATATTGAAACATATGTATGGTATGGATAGCTATGTAGTATTCATAGGTCCTTGTCTTGCTAAAAAATCTGAGGCCGAGGATTTCCAACATAGTCAAATAATAGATGCAGTATTAAGTTTTGATGAATTGTCAGATTGGTTTGAAAATGAAGATATAATACTAAATCAATTATCTAATACCAAATTTGATGCAAATTCATATGAAGGTGGCAGTTCCTTTCCTATAGGAGGATTGGCTGAGAATTGTAAAACAGAGATAGAAAATGGTGGCTATGAATTGATACAAGTAAATGGAGTAGAAAGATGTAAAGAGATATTAGAATGTATACAAAATGAAGATATAGAGGATATATGTGTAGAGTTAAATATTTGCGAAGGAAGTTGTGTTGATGGACCCGGCATGCCCAAAGATGGAGTAAATTACTATGTTAGGGAAAAAAAGGTTAAAAATTATGCCAAGTCTAAAGAAATCTGTGCGGATAAAGATTTAAGGGAATTACTAGAATGGGAAAAGGAGATAAGCTTTGAGAAGACCTATTTTAATAAAAGGGTAAAGAGGAAAAAGGCGACAGAAGAAGAATTACAAGAAATTTTGAGGAAAATGGGTAAACATGGTGAGGAAGATGAATTAAATTGTACTGCCTGTGGATATAGAACATGTAGAGAAAAGGCGGAGTCAGTATATGAAGGTATGTCAGAGATAAATATGTGTTTGCCATTTATGAGGGCAAAGGCAGAGAGTTTGAGAAATGTTATTTTTGAAAATAGTCCTAATATAATATTGATATTAGATGAAGAATTGAATGTAAAAGAGATGAATCCTGCTTCTGAAAGGATATTTAAGATAAAGGCTGAAAATATAATAGGAAAGCCTATAGCAATGATTATGGATGATAGTAAATTTAGAAAGGTAAAGGAAACTAAAAAGTGTCTAGTAGGGATAAAGGTATATTATAAAGAGTATAACAAAGTAATGTTTGAAAATATATTGTATCTAGAAAAGGAAAATGTATTGATGGCAATAATGACCGATGTGACTTATGAAGAAAAGAATAAAAAAGAACTGGCTAGGGTAAAAGAAGGAACATTAAATGCTGCACAGGAAGTAATAGAAAAACAAATGAGGGTTGCTCAAGAGATAGCTAGTTTGTTGGGAGAAACTACTGCTGAAACTAAAGTTACATTGACTAAGCTAAAAGAGATAGTTATCGGTGAAGAAGGTGATCTATGATGGATTTTTTTATAGATGTATCTTCCGATAGCTTGAATAAATATGGAGAGGAATTATGTGGAGATAAGGTAGAAGTTATAAGAACTGAGGATTCAATAATTATAGTGTTGGCTGATGGATTGGGAAGTGGTGTAAAGGCAAATATACTGGCTACATTGACAACTAAAATAGCAGGGACTATGTTAAAATCAGGAGTCAGTATATATGAAACAGTGGATACTATAGCCAATACATTGCCAGTATGTAATGTTAGAAAGTTAGCATATTCTACCTTTGCCATAATTAAAATAGATAGTAATTATAATGCTTCAATATTTGAATATGATAATCCACCATTATTTTTCATAAGAAATGGAAAACATATAGAATTAAACAAAAGAGAAATCATAATGAACGATAAAAAGGTTAAACAGAGTACTATTAGATTAGAAGAAGGAGACTGTGTAACACTGGTGAGTGATGGTGTTATACATGCTGGAGTAGGTGGTTTTTTGAACCTAGGATGGCAGTGGGGAAATGTGTGTAATTACATGGAGAGACAGTCTTATATGGAAAAATGTTCCAAAAATATTTCTAAAAATTTAATAGAAACTTGTAAATCTCTCTATGCAGATAAACCTGGTGATGATACTACTGCGGTTACTGTTAGAGTAAGAAAGGCTGAGTATATAGATTTATTTACTGGACCTCCAGAGGATAAAGAAGATGATAATTTTGTGGTTAGACAGTTGATGAAAGGCAATGGCAAAAAGATTGTATGTGGGGGGACAGCAGCAAAAATAGTGTCAAGGGAATTGGATGAAGAACTAGTTGTAAATTTAGACTTTATAGACCCTGATGTACCACCCACAGCTAAAATCAACGGAATAGATTTGGTTACTGAAGGGGTTTTAACATTGAGTAAAACAGTGGAGAAGATAAAAAAGCATATAAATTTTTTCCATGATGAAAATACTGCATATATGCTAAAAGGAGAAGATGGTGCATCCAAATTAGCTAAAATCTTGATAGAGGACTGTACTCATTTGAATTTATGGGTTGGTAAAGCAGTAAATCCTGCTCATCAGAACCCTAGTTTGCCTATAGACTTGAGCATAAAATTAAAGGTGGTTAAGGAATTGGCTCAATTGATGGAAGGCATGGGTAAAATAACCAATATAACGTATATATAGCACTGGAGGTGTAAATAATGAGAAAATTTGAGAATCAAGTTCAATTAATAAAATATGAAGTATTAAAAGAAGTTTCTAAATTAGCATTTAAAGGCACTATAAAAGAAGAAAGACATAAAATACCAAAGACCATAATACCAGGTCCTGAACCAAGAAGTAGATGCTGTATATATAAAGAAAGGGCAATTATAGAAGATAGAGTAGAGCTTGCTATGGGTGGAAATAAAGAAAACAAGAATATAATAGAGGTTTTAGATATAGCATGCGATGCTTGTCCTATAAATAGATTCGTAGTAACTGAAGCTTGTAGAGGATGTCTTGCACATAGATGTTCAGAGGCATGTCCAGTGGGTGCTATACGTCATGTTGGTCATAAGGCATATATAGATAATAATAAATGTGTAGAGTGTGGAAGATGTAGAGAAGCATGCCAGTATAATGCAATAGCAGATGTTATGAGGCCTTGTAGAGAGGCGTGCCCAGTGGGTGCTCTTTCTATAGATAAAGATAAAAAGGCTGTCATAGATAATGAAAAGTGTATACAATGCGGTGCATGCGTATATCAGTGTCCCTTTGGTGCGATAGTAGATAAATCGTTTATAGTTGAGGTTATAGATTTGTTAAATAGAGCAAAGGAAGAAGATATACATGTATATGCAGCTATAGCCCCTGCGATATCTAGTCAATTTTATTATGCTAAGATAGGGCAAGTAGTAAATGGTTTAAAGAAACTAGGTTTTTATGATGTAGTAGAAGTAGCATTGGGAGCAGATATAGTGGCTCAACATGAGGCAGAAGAGTTTAAAGAAACTATAGAGGATAAAGGTGTAATGACCAGTTCCTGTTGTCCAGCCTTTGTGTCTCAT
Above is a genomic segment from Clostridiisalibacter paucivorans DSM 22131 containing:
- a CDS encoding DegV family protein, with amino-acid sequence MGIKIITDSGCDLPKEIINEYDIDVLPLIVYLDGNEYLDGDTIESKMLYKGMREGKVFKTAQIPASKFKEVFTKYAEENQECIYIAFSSGLSGTYQTSELIKTEIMEEYPEFKIDIVDSKAASMGFGLIVYHAAKMAKEGKNREEILETIINDVEHMEHVFTVDDLEYLYRGGRVSKTAALVGGLLNVKPILDVQDGKLIPIEKARGKNKVIKRIVEIMEERGNNIGSQVIGISHGDDLDTALKVKDMISEKYDCKEFIINMIGCAIGAHSGPGTLALFFLNE
- a CDS encoding [Fe-Fe] hydrogenase large subunit C-terminal domain-containing protein, whose translation is MKFIDFDKDKCNNCYKCLRTCPSKAITILEHHAEIVDDVCIYCGKCQVICPQGALSIKDDVSKVKDAIRDNKKVIATVAPSFVGAFDMDNPKQIVTGLKNLGFDIVEETAIGAEIVFEYYKRYIREGKYKNIITTSCPSANLIIEKYYPQLVEYMLPVVSPMVAHGKILKHMYGMDSYVVFIGPCLAKKSEAEDFQHSQIIDAVLSFDELSDWFENEDIILNQLSNTKFDANSYEGGSSFPIGGLAENCKTEIENGGYELIQVNGVERCKEILECIQNEDIEDICVELNICEGSCVDGPGMPKDGVNYYVREKKVKNYAKSKEICADKDLRELLEWEKEISFEKTYFNKRVKRKKATEEELQEILRKMGKHGEEDELNCTACGYRTCREKAESVYEGMSEINMCLPFMRAKAESLRNVIFENSPNIILILDEELNVKEMNPASERIFKIKAENIIGKPIAMIMDDSKFRKVKETKKCLVGIKVYYKEYNKVMFENILYLEKENVLMAIMTDVTYEEKNKKELARVKEGTLNAAQEVIEKQMRVAQEIASLLGETTAETKVTLTKLKEIVIGEEGDL
- a CDS encoding 4Fe-4S dicluster domain-containing protein encodes the protein MRKFENQVQLIKYEVLKEVSKLAFKGTIKEERHKIPKTIIPGPEPRSRCCIYKERAIIEDRVELAMGGNKENKNIIEVLDIACDACPINRFVVTEACRGCLAHRCSEACPVGAIRHVGHKAYIDNNKCVECGRCREACQYNAIADVMRPCREACPVGALSIDKDKKAVIDNEKCIQCGACVYQCPFGAIVDKSFIVEVIDLLNRAKEEDIHVYAAIAPAISSQFYYAKIGQVVNGLKKLGFYDVVEVALGADIVAQHEAEEFKETIEDKGVMTSSCCPAFVSHINKNYPMLKDKVSSSVSPMIAISRLIKNIDDNAKVVFIGPCIAKKMEIKEKDLYGTTDYVITFEELAAMLDGAEIDLEYLEEDSLDNASFYGRVFARSGGLTEAIRHVVGKEKYDIDFEPVICEGMKECEKALKIAKANKLKCNFIEGMACEGGCIGGPASLHHGPKDRGQVDKYGKEAMEKDVKDSIRIFNIDGIELEREIEKDL
- a CDS encoding (2Fe-2S) ferredoxin domain-containing protein; the encoded protein is MITINVCIGSACHLKGSYDVIKKMQQIIKDRNMEDKVTVKAAFCLGECTNAVSVKVDDDPIRSVNEGTVEDFFNRYIVER
- a CDS encoding SpoIIE family protein phosphatase, producing MMDFFIDVSSDSLNKYGEELCGDKVEVIRTEDSIIIVLADGLGSGVKANILATLTTKIAGTMLKSGVSIYETVDTIANTLPVCNVRKLAYSTFAIIKIDSNYNASIFEYDNPPLFFIRNGKHIELNKREIIMNDKKVKQSTIRLEEGDCVTLVSDGVIHAGVGGFLNLGWQWGNVCNYMERQSYMEKCSKNISKNLIETCKSLYADKPGDDTTAVTVRVRKAEYIDLFTGPPEDKEDDNFVVRQLMKGNGKKIVCGGTAAKIVSRELDEELVVNLDFIDPDVPPTAKINGIDLVTEGVLTLSKTVEKIKKHINFFHDENTAYMLKGEDGASKLAKILIEDCTHLNLWVGKAVNPAHQNPSLPIDLSIKLKVVKELAQLMEGMGKITNITYI